The proteins below are encoded in one region of Sulfolobus islandicus Y.N.15.51:
- a CDS encoding 4-hydroxybenzoate octaprenyltransferase, whose protein sequence is MSWDPGGLNKNTRSKFYVILRFLRIEQTFFSLPMAYLGAFVAIKGISPISTLILIFLALFFLRTAGMTNDNLADVEIDAKNPRTKNRPLVTGAIKISEAKAMITTSLILFFITSYFVNIWAFILSPIVAIIVMSYPYMKRYTAFANYHLASIQGLAVFSGAVAVLGLYYNSLVQILLKVPWFFVIGTILWAAGFDLYNHIPDAEFDKEMGLHSFAVVLGRWALTFAGLNQLFSVVLDLLGDLYYGLGPIAIFATILHGLIMAYAYYLASQKNDFGRAFYYNIYSSIVLGLGADIDVVLGIPF, encoded by the coding sequence GTGAGCTGGGATCCTGGCGGATTAAACAAGAATACTAGAAGTAAATTTTACGTAATTTTGCGATTCTTAAGGATAGAGCAGACTTTCTTTAGTTTACCTATGGCCTATTTAGGAGCTTTCGTTGCAATTAAAGGAATTTCTCCAATTTCAACATTAATATTGATTTTTTTGGCTTTATTCTTTTTAAGAACTGCTGGAATGACTAACGATAACTTAGCAGATGTCGAGATAGATGCGAAGAATCCTAGAACCAAAAATAGACCTTTAGTAACTGGTGCAATAAAAATAAGTGAAGCAAAGGCTATGATTACTACTTCTCTGATTTTATTCTTTATTACGTCATATTTTGTCAATATCTGGGCATTTATCTTATCTCCTATTGTAGCGATAATAGTAATGTCATACCCTTATATGAAAAGATATACTGCATTCGCTAACTATCATCTGGCATCAATCCAAGGATTGGCAGTATTTAGTGGTGCCGTGGCTGTATTGGGTTTGTACTATAATTCCCTAGTTCAGATTCTTTTGAAAGTCCCATGGTTTTTCGTAATTGGAACAATTTTATGGGCTGCGGGGTTCGATCTTTATAATCATATACCTGATGCCGAATTCGACAAAGAGATGGGTTTACATAGTTTCGCTGTGGTACTAGGGAGATGGGCTCTAACATTTGCTGGACTCAATCAACTATTCTCTGTAGTACTCGATCTTCTAGGTGATTTGTATTATGGATTAGGTCCAATAGCTATATTTGCAACTATTCTTCACGGTCTTATAATGGCATATGCGTACTATTTAGCATCGCAGAAAAATGATTTCGGCAGAGCATTTTATTACAATATATATTCATCTATTGTGTTAGGATTAGGTGCTGATATAGATGTTGTGCTAGGCATTCCATTTTAG
- the upsF gene encoding membrane pilin protein UpsF, with the protein MRQRLFEKINLFNLIATRINDNIKYYGDDIERLRKEYTRISFLIPVISIISVIFYLKFSKYFLLLDIMNFFIYFYPLLITQIRKDEQRKIIENEIPIFLLFAYVNSLLGKNLYKTFEEIRNSKVFKGLRREAMLLVKEVEVLGKSSFSAMESRAKVHRGDFLGKIYTTYTSGESIGISMPERIKDLLNETIDNLNLNFGSYVEKVNELVEILFMLFLVTPMILLAFQYISSTINMFELIFPLLLFPIIFFYVSLIQPNIGYDIKININEIKKSLYILPIPFIFTFLFHLNLEYEILLFYSIFIVFSFIVYRKISVADAVLNNLPYILSDIADYLRIGYSIKSAILKLNVDSTEFKKFLGELVTKIKKNEAMSNVKTNIWIVNAILELIENIDKKGFADTYTFKDLSLVLNNYILLRKKVLQNLRMFNILAIITPIIFYFALGVMTKIKAVGNLDLIIVLYSIALSIMYAKISRFTIFNFPLLVLVLVNLILILFFGNVIFNLI; encoded by the coding sequence TTGAGACAAAGGCTATTTGAAAAAATTAATTTATTTAACTTGATTGCTACGAGAATAAATGATAATATTAAATATTATGGTGATGACATAGAAAGACTCCGTAAAGAGTATACTAGGATATCATTTTTAATACCTGTTATCTCCATTATCTCTGTTATCTTTTATTTAAAATTTAGTAAATATTTTTTATTATTAGATATAATGAATTTTTTCATCTATTTCTATCCTTTATTGATTACTCAAATTAGAAAGGATGAGCAAAGAAAAATTATAGAAAACGAGATACCCATTTTCTTACTATTTGCATATGTTAATAGTCTTTTAGGTAAAAATTTATATAAAACTTTTGAGGAAATAAGGAATTCTAAGGTATTTAAAGGTTTAAGAAGAGAGGCTATGTTACTGGTTAAAGAGGTGGAAGTTTTAGGAAAATCTTCTTTCTCCGCAATGGAAAGTAGAGCAAAAGTTCATAGGGGGGACTTTCTAGGCAAGATTTATACAACATATACAAGTGGCGAGTCAATAGGAATTTCCATGCCCGAAAGAATAAAGGATCTTTTAAATGAGACAATTGATAATTTAAATTTGAATTTTGGAAGTTACGTTGAAAAAGTGAATGAATTAGTTGAGATTCTATTTATGCTGTTTTTAGTCACTCCAATGATTTTACTGGCCTTTCAGTATATTTCGTCAACAATAAATATGTTCGAGCTTATATTTCCTCTTTTACTCTTTCCTATTATTTTCTTTTATGTTTCACTAATACAGCCAAATATAGGATACGATATAAAAATTAATATAAATGAGATTAAAAAATCATTATATATACTACCTATTCCTTTTATATTTACGTTCCTCTTCCATCTTAATTTAGAATACGAGATACTACTATTTTATTCAATATTTATAGTGTTCTCCTTTATTGTCTATCGTAAGATATCGGTCGCTGATGCTGTTCTGAACAATTTGCCATATATATTATCAGATATTGCAGATTATTTGAGAATAGGTTATAGTATAAAAAGTGCAATACTGAAACTTAATGTAGATAGTACAGAATTTAAGAAGTTTTTGGGGGAACTTGTTACAAAGATTAAGAAAAATGAAGCAATGTCTAATGTAAAAACAAATATCTGGATTGTAAATGCTATTTTAGAACTTATAGAAAATATTGACAAAAAAGGTTTCGCTGACACTTACACTTTCAAAGATTTGTCCTTGGTTCTTAACAATTATATTTTGTTACGAAAGAAAGTATTGCAGAATCTTCGTATGTTCAATATTCTAGCCATCATAACTCCGATTATATTCTATTTTGCACTAGGGGTAATGACTAAGATTAAGGCAGTGGGTAACTTAGATTTGATTATTGTTCTATATTCGATAGCGCTTAGTATAATGTATGCTAAAATATCTCGCTTTACTATTTTTAATTTCCCATTACTTGTTTTAGTTCTGGTAAACTTGATACTGATACTATTTTTCGGAAACGTTATCTTTAACTTAATCTAA
- a CDS encoding RsmB/NOP family class I SAM-dependent RNA methyltransferase, with protein MKDIVKFLTTVLYYVEKKNYPLAVAFKRAYLHNKPRKIESNLLYEYSKRMLLSYYALPQSKRSFKVRYWLENKESIEIKFPNWMEEKLSTLLDINALKRKLSERWMWARVNILKTGIDKIYRELESQNIEFEVDKNFYYMIKIKKSPVRLSSLSIVKDCKLVIHDKASSLVVEALKPEIGEKLVDLSSAPGIKASLYMMLTENRAETFLADVDFKRLSREYNLLKRCGVDLRKIHIIYQDSTKNSVIKSDKILLDAPCSSSGMINNDPSILLKLSDNEKIKKFAKLQKSLLNESLKIRANKLVYAVCSLFPEEGERVIEDYYDIAEMPFSNYQSGYSLYKVGKRSNRTFPHIDSTEGFFISVLNLTKL; from the coding sequence TTGAAGGATATAGTAAAGTTTTTGACTACTGTGCTATATTACGTGGAAAAGAAGAATTATCCCTTGGCGGTAGCGTTTAAACGAGCGTATCTGCACAACAAACCAAGGAAGATAGAGTCTAACCTCTTATACGAATATAGTAAAAGGATGCTATTATCTTATTATGCATTACCTCAAAGCAAAAGGTCATTTAAGGTAAGATATTGGCTTGAAAATAAGGAAAGTATTGAGATTAAGTTTCCTAACTGGATGGAAGAAAAACTATCCACATTATTAGATATTAATGCTCTAAAAAGAAAACTATCAGAAAGATGGATGTGGGCTCGTGTAAATATCCTCAAGACTGGTATCGATAAAATTTATAGGGAGTTAGAGAGTCAAAATATAGAATTTGAAGTGGATAAGAATTTTTATTATATGATAAAGATCAAGAAGTCACCAGTAAGATTATCTTCTTTGAGCATAGTAAAAGACTGTAAATTAGTAATTCACGATAAAGCTAGTTCCTTAGTGGTAGAAGCACTTAAGCCAGAGATAGGTGAAAAACTAGTCGATCTGTCTTCAGCTCCCGGGATTAAGGCTTCTTTATACATGATGCTAACAGAAAATAGAGCGGAAACTTTCCTAGCCGACGTCGATTTTAAGAGGTTATCGAGGGAATATAATTTGTTAAAAAGGTGTGGAGTAGATTTACGTAAGATTCATATAATATATCAAGATTCCACAAAAAATAGTGTAATAAAATCAGATAAGATATTATTAGATGCTCCATGTTCCTCCTCCGGAATGATAAATAATGATCCTTCTATTTTATTGAAATTAAGTGATAATGAAAAAATAAAAAAGTTCGCTAAATTGCAGAAATCTTTACTAAATGAGTCCTTAAAGATTAGGGCCAATAAACTCGTTTATGCAGTATGTTCATTATTTCCAGAAGAGGGTGAAAGGGTAATAGAAGACTATTATGATATAGCTGAAATGCCATTTTCTAATTATCAATCTGGTTATTCTTTATACAAGGTAGGAAAGAGATCCAATAGGACTTTCCCTCATATCGATTCTACTGAAGGGTTCTTTATATCAGTCTTGAATTTAACTAAATTATAA
- the upsX gene encoding protein UpsX, with amino-acid sequence MVIPDFILYQKLDLNFITKFNCWLKLKDEDSVQLVCNVLRQPSVDINEFGIRMSDNKWIFRKGNFVVMIEDDKETIIRKDENEYVVDYIMYNNNEIYPIYLKGRKYILNGEEYEKYLSYLDKKILIGKSKLTIILGNKHLDVDRGDRVYVSRHSISIIYDNVTKVINNKGIASYFNFKGDYLGFIQSYGNIYRSSEGIIVSSKKGNIGICIDDAYLIGEFSGGLLILCGESLKQYYNTGWREIERTIDSEFFVNSNRNLFGILKNGKLYIFDNNFNKLFIFDNVTSFNFNFKRIYLVSNDGTVGIATLEDNYKPIKVINRNNSIQNPIILQVDENYSHSFNIKNGKMLDIKVVEDKKKIVLIEPFEYSKDSLEISAGNTFFSFMYTIPYTSQLPKIEFSNAKILAADEGGALIGNPDKNALLMFNIKYSIPTRSQITFTIEALSQIYKLTTMENYGKKSLKIPLTINNLKLSDVQVNVYAHVDDRLVASLEFLAPMEIVRKKANLNRNKIIIINNSVEKEVAIVKNEIFEWKELFEYPLEYKGILFGKVGEKIEVDGEKIIVRDGYDLVKIVKDNGNYIREYLLISIKNPIKSINAELKGDQLIIKLDMEPNIPFEIFYGPHSFRGISKEGNHIIFPIEPVYNSIKIRAYTQGFTWESQYDLVNIIKLSISMALSEAMAIKEVLSNFGIA; translated from the coding sequence ATGGTGATTCCTGATTTTATACTTTACCAGAAATTAGATTTAAATTTTATCACTAAATTCAATTGCTGGCTTAAGTTGAAGGATGAAGATTCTGTACAGTTAGTATGTAACGTTTTGCGTCAACCCTCAGTTGATATTAATGAATTTGGGATAAGAATGAGTGATAATAAGTGGATTTTCAGAAAGGGCAATTTTGTTGTTATGATTGAGGACGATAAGGAAACGATAATTAGGAAAGATGAAAATGAATATGTAGTAGATTATATTATGTATAATAATAATGAAATTTATCCAATTTATCTAAAAGGAAGAAAATATATTTTGAATGGAGAGGAGTATGAGAAGTATCTGTCTTATTTAGATAAAAAAATTTTGATAGGAAAAAGTAAGCTAACTATAATATTAGGAAATAAACACTTGGACGTTGATCGTGGAGACAGAGTTTACGTTTCAAGACACTCTATTTCTATAATATATGATAATGTTACTAAAGTTATTAATAATAAAGGTATTGCGTCATATTTTAATTTTAAGGGAGATTATCTAGGTTTTATTCAATCCTATGGTAATATATATAGATCAAGTGAGGGAATAATAGTCTCTTCTAAAAAGGGAAATATTGGAATATGTATTGATGATGCATACTTAATAGGAGAGTTTTCTGGAGGATTACTAATTCTATGTGGTGAAAGCTTAAAGCAGTACTATAATACTGGTTGGAGGGAGATCGAGAGAACTATAGATTCGGAGTTCTTTGTTAACTCAAATAGAAACTTGTTTGGAATTCTAAAAAACGGAAAACTTTACATTTTTGACAATAATTTTAACAAGTTATTTATTTTTGATAATGTTACTTCATTCAATTTTAACTTTAAAAGGATTTATCTGGTTTCTAATGACGGAACTGTTGGAATAGCTACATTGGAAGACAACTATAAGCCGATCAAAGTTATAAATAGAAACAATAGTATTCAGAATCCAATTATTCTGCAAGTTGACGAAAATTATTCCCACAGTTTTAATATAAAAAACGGCAAGATGCTAGATATTAAGGTTGTTGAAGATAAAAAGAAAATCGTACTAATAGAGCCTTTTGAATATAGTAAAGATTCCCTCGAAATCTCTGCTGGAAATACGTTCTTCTCTTTTATGTACACTATTCCTTATACTTCTCAACTCCCAAAAATTGAATTCTCAAATGCAAAGATACTTGCAGCAGATGAAGGTGGAGCGTTAATTGGTAATCCAGACAAGAACGCGTTATTAATGTTTAATATAAAGTATTCCATTCCAACTAGATCTCAAATAACATTTACAATAGAAGCTCTAAGTCAAATATATAAGCTTACTACTATGGAAAATTATGGTAAGAAATCACTTAAAATACCACTAACCATTAATAATTTAAAGCTTTCAGACGTTCAAGTCAATGTTTACGCTCATGTAGATGATCGATTAGTTGCGTCATTAGAATTTTTAGCACCTATGGAAATAGTTAGAAAGAAAGCTAATTTAAATAGAAATAAAATCATAATTATAAATAATAGTGTTGAGAAAGAAGTTGCCATAGTAAAAAACGAGATTTTCGAATGGAAAGAGTTATTTGAATATCCTTTAGAATACAAAGGAATATTATTTGGAAAAGTAGGTGAAAAAATAGAAGTTGACGGTGAAAAGATAATTGTAAGAGATGGATATGATTTGGTCAAGATTGTCAAAGATAATGGGAATTATATCAGAGAATACTTATTAATTAGCATTAAAAACCCCATTAAGTCAATCAATGCTGAGTTAAAAGGTGATCAACTGATAATAAAATTAGATATGGAACCTAATATTCCTTTCGAAATATTTTATGGGCCTCATTCATTTAGAGGCATATCTAAAGAAGGAAATCACATCATTTTCCCGATAGAGCCTGTATATAATTCAATAAAAATCAGAGCCTATACGCAGGGTTTTACGTGGGAGTCACAATATGACTTAGTCAATATTATAAAGTTATCAATCTCTATGGCTTTAAGTGAAGCAATGGCTATAAAGGAAGTTTTAAGTAATTTCGGTATTGCGTGA
- the upsA gene encoding pilin subunit UpsA, whose product MKGVYKLKKRKGLSSILGTVIVLAITLVLGGLLYAYSNGLFSSLTQNTSLQTQLSIYVNPNTGQAYLQYYISNTGNTQIYLNSIVILNGTKNIVISLNNDLLQPGQSIQNITSINGKITAGQYYTVEIVGNLPNGKPYSVVQNVLASIA is encoded by the coding sequence ATGAAAGGAGTGTATAAATTAAAAAAGAGAAAAGGACTTTCATCGATTTTAGGTACAGTAATAGTATTAGCCATAACTCTAGTGCTAGGTGGTCTACTTTATGCCTACTCAAACGGTTTATTTAGTTCATTAACACAAAATACAAGTCTCCAGACTCAATTAAGTATCTATGTCAATCCTAATACCGGACAAGCATATCTACAATATTACATTTCAAATACAGGGAACACACAGATATATCTAAACAGCATTGTGATTCTAAATGGGACTAAGAATATTGTAATATCACTTAATAACGACCTCTTACAACCTGGCCAATCAATTCAAAATATAACATCAATTAATGGTAAAATAACTGCTGGCCAATACTACACTGTTGAAATTGTTGGTAATTTACCTAATGGAAAACCGTATAGTGTTGTTCAGAACGTGCTAGCTTCAATAGCGTAA
- a CDS encoding FAD-dependent oxidoreductase produces the protein METEKVVIVGAGYSGLNAYYELGNHVVKTLIADKAQLVFYTAYLQKLMFNKNIKYTANIKPTITSKVKEIDLERKTVKIENGTEIQGHKLILAMGCKRERQLDIIGRIIGKDRVSISVENHLDEYLGIQLAFYLRKLNKEVSYYGPVLKWLGEKVSTKVLELLEKNGIRLSEKSDDIIPACDPNEIIGDFLPINDKLEYKNDVFVIGDMIKNYPKLGELAMREGIYVGRLISRKINESFKPIFINIIDTGKGEAIHIRSNVPWNGNFESVRVSKLRAIMKRFIERYYIIRKGKMGILYNL, from the coding sequence ATGGAAACAGAGAAAGTTGTAATCGTGGGTGCGGGGTACTCGGGACTTAACGCTTATTATGAATTAGGGAATCATGTAGTTAAAACACTAATAGCTGATAAAGCTCAACTTGTATTTTATACTGCATATCTCCAAAAACTCATGTTTAATAAAAATATTAAATATACAGCTAACATAAAACCAACCATAACGAGCAAGGTAAAGGAAATCGATTTAGAAAGAAAAACAGTGAAAATTGAAAATGGTACAGAGATTCAAGGTCATAAACTAATCCTTGCTATGGGATGTAAAAGAGAACGCCAATTAGATATTATAGGAAGGATAATAGGAAAGGATAGAGTTAGCATAAGTGTAGAAAATCATCTAGATGAGTATCTTGGTATTCAACTGGCTTTTTATTTGAGAAAGCTAAACAAGGAAGTCTCTTACTACGGCCCAGTCCTAAAATGGTTAGGGGAAAAAGTAAGTACTAAAGTTCTTGAATTATTAGAAAAGAATGGAATACGATTATCTGAAAAATCTGATGATATAATTCCTGCTTGTGACCCTAATGAGATAATTGGGGATTTCTTACCTATAAATGATAAATTGGAATATAAGAACGATGTGTTTGTAATTGGAGATATGATAAAGAATTACCCCAAATTGGGAGAGTTGGCAATGAGAGAGGGTATATATGTGGGCAGGTTAATATCTAGAAAAATTAATGAAAGCTTTAAACCGATTTTCATTAACATTATCGATACTGGTAAAGGAGAGGCTATACATATAAGGTCTAATGTTCCATGGAATGGGAATTTCGAAAGTGTAAGGGTATCAAAACTAAGGGCAATAATGAAGAGATTTATCGAAAGGTATTACATTATCAGAAAGGGAAAAATGGGCATACTTTACAACTTATAA
- the cimA gene encoding citramalate synthase: MKYDFFPLSLKLLNLPIIFHLCSVSKKSVEVLDTTLRDGSQGANISFTLNDKIKIALLLDELGVEYIEGGWPGSNPKDEEFFKEIKKYKLSKARIAAFGSTKRKDVSVKEDISLNSIIKADVDFAVIFGKSWSLHATEVLKVTKQDNLDIIYDSINYLRSHGLKVIFDAEHFYQGFKEDPKYALEVVKTAESAGADVIALADTNGGTPPFEVYEITKKVREVLHVKLGIHAHNDIGCAVANSLMAIKAGARHVQGTINGIGERTGNADLIQIIPTLVLKMGFNVLKGRDSLRKLREVSRIVYEILGLPPNPYQPYVGDNAFAHKAGVHVDAVMKVPRAYEHVDPLLVGNDRKFVISELSGTANLVSYLQGIGIVVDKKDERLKKALNKIKELETKGYSFDVGPASAILITLKELNMYTNYINLEYWKVINENNGLSIGIVKVNSQLEVAEGVGPVNAIDRALRMALQRVYPEISEVKLIDYRVILPSEVKNTESVVRVTIEFTDNKMNWRTEGVSKSVVEASVMALVDGLDYYLQLKKTLKTSADNYIV, from the coding sequence ATGAAATATGATTTTTTCCCATTATCATTAAAGCTTTTAAATCTTCCCATTATTTTTCACCTATGTTCGGTGTCCAAGAAATCTGTTGAGGTTCTAGATACAACATTAAGAGATGGATCGCAGGGCGCGAATATATCTTTTACTCTAAATGATAAAATTAAGATAGCATTACTCTTAGATGAGCTTGGAGTAGAATATATTGAAGGAGGATGGCCAGGATCTAATCCTAAGGATGAGGAGTTCTTTAAAGAGATAAAGAAATATAAACTATCTAAAGCTAGAATAGCTGCCTTTGGAAGTACCAAAAGAAAAGATGTTAGCGTAAAGGAAGATATTAGTCTAAATAGTATAATAAAAGCAGATGTTGATTTTGCTGTAATATTTGGTAAGTCATGGTCACTACATGCTACTGAAGTCCTAAAGGTAACTAAGCAAGATAATTTAGATATAATATATGACAGCATTAATTATTTGAGATCACATGGTCTTAAGGTGATATTTGATGCAGAGCACTTCTATCAAGGCTTTAAAGAAGATCCAAAATATGCACTCGAAGTAGTGAAAACTGCAGAATCTGCGGGGGCAGATGTAATTGCTTTAGCAGATACTAATGGTGGTACACCACCATTTGAGGTTTATGAGATAACAAAGAAAGTTAGAGAAGTATTACATGTTAAACTAGGTATTCATGCCCATAATGATATAGGATGTGCAGTTGCCAACTCTTTAATGGCTATAAAAGCAGGAGCTAGGCATGTCCAAGGAACAATAAATGGAATTGGCGAGAGAACTGGTAATGCTGATCTAATACAGATAATACCCACATTAGTGTTAAAAATGGGATTTAATGTATTAAAAGGTAGAGATAGTTTAAGGAAATTGAGGGAGGTTTCAAGAATAGTATATGAAATACTAGGATTACCTCCTAATCCCTATCAACCTTATGTTGGTGATAACGCCTTCGCACACAAAGCTGGTGTTCATGTTGATGCTGTAATGAAGGTACCCAGAGCGTATGAACATGTTGATCCTTTATTGGTAGGTAATGACAGAAAGTTTGTAATTTCAGAATTGTCTGGAACTGCAAATCTAGTCTCATATTTACAAGGCATAGGAATAGTTGTTGACAAGAAAGACGAAAGGCTTAAAAAAGCTTTAAATAAGATTAAGGAACTTGAGACTAAAGGATATAGTTTTGATGTTGGTCCAGCTTCCGCAATTTTGATAACACTAAAGGAGCTAAACATGTATACGAATTATATAAATTTAGAATACTGGAAAGTAATAAACGAGAATAATGGTCTTTCAATAGGGATCGTTAAAGTTAATTCTCAGCTCGAAGTTGCTGAAGGGGTAGGTCCAGTAAACGCAATAGATAGAGCGCTAAGAATGGCACTTCAGCGGGTATATCCAGAAATAAGTGAAGTTAAGTTAATAGATTATAGGGTTATATTGCCTAGTGAAGTTAAGAACACTGAGAGTGTCGTTAGGGTTACCATAGAATTTACAGATAATAAAATGAACTGGAGAACAGAAGGAGTATCTAAAAGCGTTGTGGAAGCTTCAGTCATGGCATTAGTAGATGGGCTTGATTATTACCTACAATTAAAGAAGACATTAAAAACAAGTGCAGATAATTATATTGTGTGA
- a CDS encoding type II/IV secretion system ATPase subunit, translating to MNILQEYSVLNAKVIIYEDNGIGYYKVSEPSLDQKEIELLNSILEYTYSTPSISNIEETVVKILKNKGITDQGIIEKMIYYLRKRLGYDELTVPLADPYVEEVECKGFSYPVTVVHRIVTRFPRLYTNIVFEQEDHVLKVIEKLANKADKPVSIAKPYLEFSLPEGHRVAATVSREVSLPGSTFDIRKFPLKPISPILLIKNVSISSLMLAYIWFLLDYKPFFLVIGSTGSGKTTLLNSILSMVNPFFKVITIEDTPEINIVHDNWIRFFARQSISSQFEVSLMDLARLSLRYRPDYLVIGEIRGKEIEALVHASASGHGSLATFHAGNPHEALTRLISLLNKDVAKLFLQNLWGIIVLGTLRDRNGNIRRIIRSIYEIVYVKGKLRFKPVLKWSFSSNTFLPNSVNDLVKKSYRINYISKTYEIPISEITEEISNRVKILDKLVNNEVLDLEDFSIYLKKITQGGQVETKAI from the coding sequence ATGAATATTCTTCAAGAGTATTCTGTTCTAAATGCTAAAGTCATTATATATGAGGATAATGGAATTGGCTATTATAAAGTAAGCGAACCTAGCCTAGATCAGAAGGAAATTGAACTACTTAATTCTATATTAGAGTATACCTATTCAACTCCTAGTATATCTAATATAGAAGAGACAGTAGTCAAGATACTTAAGAATAAAGGTATTACTGATCAAGGTATTATTGAAAAAATGATCTATTATTTGAGAAAAAGGTTAGGTTATGATGAGCTAACTGTTCCCTTAGCAGATCCTTATGTTGAAGAAGTAGAATGCAAAGGATTCTCATATCCTGTAACTGTAGTTCATAGAATTGTTACGAGATTCCCAAGATTGTATACCAATATAGTCTTTGAGCAAGAGGATCATGTTCTAAAGGTTATTGAAAAGCTTGCAAACAAGGCGGATAAGCCAGTCAGTATTGCCAAGCCATACCTTGAATTTTCCCTACCTGAGGGCCATAGAGTTGCTGCTACGGTATCTCGTGAGGTTTCATTACCTGGTTCTACATTTGATATAAGGAAATTTCCTTTAAAGCCAATAAGTCCTATATTATTGATTAAAAACGTATCGATAAGTTCGCTAATGTTAGCTTATATTTGGTTTTTATTGGATTATAAACCGTTCTTTTTAGTCATAGGTTCTACCGGATCTGGAAAGACTACCTTACTTAACTCGATACTCAGTATGGTTAACCCTTTCTTTAAGGTAATTACGATTGAGGATACTCCAGAAATAAACATAGTTCATGATAACTGGATAAGGTTTTTTGCCAGACAATCAATCTCTTCCCAATTTGAAGTATCGTTGATGGATTTAGCTAGACTATCATTAAGATATAGGCCGGATTACTTAGTTATAGGTGAGATTCGAGGCAAGGAGATAGAGGCATTGGTTCATGCCTCAGCTTCTGGCCATGGTTCGTTAGCCACATTTCATGCAGGCAATCCACATGAGGCCCTAACCAGATTAATTAGTCTTTTAAATAAGGATGTTGCTAAATTGTTTTTACAAAATCTATGGGGGATTATAGTTTTAGGAACATTAAGAGATCGTAATGGGAATATAAGGCGCATTATAAGGTCGATTTATGAAATAGTTTACGTTAAAGGTAAACTAAGATTCAAACCAGTGTTAAAATGGTCTTTCTCCTCTAACACATTTTTACCTAACAGTGTTAATGATTTAGTTAAAAAGTCCTATAGGATCAATTATATATCAAAGACATATGAAATACCAATTTCAGAAATAACAGAGGAGATTAGTAATAGAGTTAAAATCCTTGATAAGTTAGTAAATAATGAGGTCTTAGATCTTGAAGATTTTAGTATTTATCTAAAGAAAATAACCCAAGGTGGTCAAGTTGAGACAAAGGCTATTTGA